One genomic window of Phoenix dactylifera cultivar Barhee BC4 chromosome 6, palm_55x_up_171113_PBpolish2nd_filt_p, whole genome shotgun sequence includes the following:
- the LOC120111120 gene encoding protein PYRICULARIA ORYZAE RESISTANCE 21-like, protein MAEKISTLEIKVDLGCRYCYKKIQKTLCKLQERENIKTISYDKKNNTVTISGPFDPEKLSKKLRCMACKVIIAIIIVVEKPKPKPPAPPPPPPVPCKCCCKVCNNIKIISCDHHKDPKCTVTKKVIKDPTPEKEKDDKDKKTTEKETKKKVINDIEIIICEHPKCPDSCTEPPKKIKCLPPCEPPCQPPCESPCQPKCEPLCPPPCEPPCPPPCPPPCQPPICQVCCWMPSSGGYQGGSRCYSCGRIYGCAPDCPPMPYGGTSYGGYQFILKEDPSASCTIM, encoded by the exons ATCTCCACGTTAGAGATAAAAGTTGACCTAGGCTGCCGGTATTGCTAcaaaaagattcaaaagacTCTATGCAAGCTCCAAG AACGGGAGAACATAAAAACCATCTCCTATGACAAGAAGAACAATACTGTCACAATCTCCGGCCCATTCGATCCCGAGAAGCTCTCCAAGAAGCTCCGCTGCATGGCCTGCAAGGTGATCATAGCCATAATAATTGTAGTGGAGAAACCGAAACCGAAGCCGCCGGCACCGCCGCCACCCCCACCAGTACCTTGCAAATGTTGTTGCAAGGTGTGCAACAACATTAAAATCATATCATGTGACCATCACAAGGATCCCAAATGCACGGTGACTAAGAAGGTGATCAAGGATCCTACTCCCGAGAAGGAAAAGGATGATAAGGATAAAAAAACTACCGAAAAAGAAACTAAAAAGAAGGTGATCAACGACATTGAGATCATAATATGTGAGCATCCAAAATGCCCGGATTCCTGCACGGAGCCGCCAAAAAAGATAAAGTGTCTACCACCGTGTGAACCACCATGTCAACCACCGTGTGAATCACCATGTCAGCCAAAGTGTGAACCACTGTGTCCACCACCGTGTGAACCACCGTGTCCACCACCGTGTCCGCCACCGTGTCAACCACCAATTTGTCAGGTTTGTTGCTGGATGCCCAGCTCTGGCGGGTACCAAGGAGGGTCTCGGTGTTACTCTTGTGGAAGGATCTACGGATGTGCGCCTGATTGTCCACCAATGCCCTATGGTGGAACCTCTTATGGAGGATACCAGTTCATTCTTAAGGAGGATCCATCAGCGTCATGTACCATCATGTGA